ACTCTCGTAACCTCTTTAAACGGCTCGCCCGAGTCCTCATCTCTTCCGGAAGCTCATTTCCCCTTCTTGTCTTGCCATAAAGCCGGTCCTCTTCTTCATCAATCTCGGATGCTTCCCTCAAGATCTTTTTCACTTCCTCCTCTATAGACTTCTGCGTTCGATTCGATGATAATGACGCATTTGCGTCCATCTTCGTCCCATCTAATGCTATCTTTCCCACCTTCACCATCTTTGCCTCAGCGCACATCTTCAATATCCTGGCAAATAATCCCTCCAGCTCTTTCTCGCACTCCTTGCGAAACCTTGAAAGTGTGCTATGATCTGGCTTTTGATTGGCCGTTACTATTCTGAAACCCACATCCCGTTCACAAAAACTCTCTATCCTGCGGCTTGATCTCTCTCCCACACTGTACGCATATAACAATAAACTTACCATCATCTTCGGATTAAACGCTGCCCTGCCCCATCCGTCTTCTCGATACCTGATATAGAACTCCTGTAAATCCATCTCTTCTACTGCATCAATCACAAACCATGATAAATCTCCCTCCGGCAGCCATTCCTTTAGGCTTGGGGGCATCAAGTATTTTTGCTCTCTATTGCATTCTATGAAATTATAGGCCATCTTTTTTTTCTCCTTTCCTCTCTGGTGGCCATACTCTATCATATTGCTTCCGACTTTTCATTTTTTTCGTGAAATATTTGGGTTTGTGCAACACGCTCATAAAAATTAAAAAACAGTGTGTTTTTAAAAAGATAAATTCTTGTGATGGTTTGGAATGTTGTTTGTCAGTAATCGAAAGTGAATATCAGATAAAGGGAAACCCTGGGTAGTCAGGGGGCGCAAAGTAACAGGGTCTGTTTAATATACAGGGAAGTAATTAAAAAGATAGCCTTACTGCCGGATATGTATTGGTAAACATCCAGGCGGTAAGGCTTTTTTTGTTGCATGGGTCTTTCAATAGCTGGAGAGAAAGGGGGTGAGGTTATGGTGTAAGCACATCTGTGAGGAGAGATATGTATTGTATAGAGAGAGAGCATTTATTTTGGAGAGAACAGCTATTGCCATGGGAGGCAGGGTAGATCTCCGTATTTAAGAAAAGAGGAGGAGAATTATGAAAAAGCGGAATGTGTGGTTCTTTCTGCAGTGGGGTATTGTCGCGATTGCCGTCGCGCTTTCTCCTTTGTCGTTGTTGCGGCCGATCAGGCAGGGGAAGAAATGAGTGACGTCATTCAGTATGAGGAGGTTGAAGGTGACACAGGGTCTGAACTGGCGCTTGAGGAACAAACTGCGCAGGAGACCGGTGACGTTACCGTGGAGGTTGTTGAATGTAATCCAGAGTCTGAGGTAGTATGCGATGAGGCCTCAGAACCCTTACCATTAAGTTATGGGGACCATACCAGCGGTTGTGAGATTAATCCTGCGAGTAATCCGGACACGTATGAATTTGTTGGTTCTGCCGGTGATGTTGTCCGGATTTGTATTGTTGGTCAAACAAATAACCTCGATCCCCATCTGGAGGTCTTTGATCCCCCCCCCAGTAACACAAAAATAGTGGATACTTTGTGCAATGCAGGTACTTTTAACATTTGTTCCTTCTCCGAGGACATTGTCCTGCCCCTTTCAGGCACCTATCTCCTGGCAATGACAGACAGTGGCGTCGATAATGCGGGAAATTATCAGGTAAGTGTCACATGCCTGGTTGGAGATTGTTGTGGGGATGTAACCATCAGGCGCTACAAGAAAATCGTATCGCTGCCCGACATAAACAACAACAATCTTCCCGAGACCGCGGCGCTGGTGACGACAAATGGCATTGTGCAGGTCCTCATACAGGATGCAGGCAATCAAAACGCAAGCGGAATGTGGTTTTTCTCCGACAATTTCAGGCCGGTGTCAATGGCCTCCGTGCCGGACATGAATCTCAATAACAGCCTCGAACTTGCTGTTTTGGTGGTCAATAAGGCATCGGGGCACGCATTCGTTAAAATACGTGATGCGCTGACGAAAGAGGTGTTGAATTTTTTATGGGTCGTAAATACCGCAATCTGGAAGCCAGTGTCTCTGACTTCTATACCGGACATGAATAATAACAACATCCCTGAGCTTGTCGTGTTGGCCGTGAACAACGAGACAAAAGCGGTGCAGGGTTTTGTGCGAGACGCGCTCACAAAGGAGGATTTGGGGACGATAAACTATCCGCCCTCAGTTGGGTTGTCTCCCTAGCAGCATCAGGATCGGTAATTGTATAAGCACACATTTCCCTTGCGCATAACATATCTCGGGGAAAGGGAACCTTTATGATAACAGATTGCCCGGAAACGGAAATCAGCGAACATCAAACAACCGCACAGAACATAAATGGTGTTGCCTTTGCTGAAATGAATGGTTCCGGGCAATCTGATACAATACACCGCATCTGAATAAACACAGAACGTCACACTACAAACCATGCCTTTTCGTTGTCTTTTCTGCGTCCTCCTATGCCTTTTTTTTCACCGGTTTTATTTTTCTGAAAGACTCATGATACCGTGGGTCAATAATCGTCTGGAAGGAGAGCTTTTGCTGACAGGGCAAAGGCATTTCACCTGCGGCGCGTGGTTTATGTCCTGCCCTGTATAGTTTTTTTTCGCAGGCCTCTGGAAACTCTCATGCCACGGAATATGATGCAGAATCTTTGACAAAAAGATAATTGAAATAGCGTGGAGTTTTGTGTTACTGTTCAGTTCAGGCAAAAAAAAGTCGTGTGCTATTTTGTGTCATTTCCTCAATTACCGTCTCTATAGGAGGGTTTGTAGATGAGAAAGCATCTCTTGTGTGTATGGACTATCGTTGTCGTTTTGATGGCATGCTCGTCAATTCTGGCGACGCCTCCCGCGCCAAAAGGCGATGCTCAGGCTTGGGACAGCTACTGGCGCGGCCTTGTGGCGATGCGTGAAGACAAATGGGCAGACGCAATAACGCGATTTTCAGAGGCTGTTGTCCGTTCGCCGGGAGACGGTCGTCTCTTGTTGGCGCGCGGAGTGGCATATGCGCTTGCCGGTGATTTTGACCGCGCAGCCGGTGATCTTGCGCGCGCGCAGATCAAGGGGAGTCGAGAGCCACAGCTCTGGAAATATGCCGTCGAGGCCATGAGCGGTAAGCTTGCGGAGGGGAGTGGCATTCCGATTCCTCGCAGTTTGCAGAAAGAAGCAGGGCGCACGGTGATGTTCTCCGGCATCCCCGGACACATGATTCAGGGAGGGAATGACTACACCACAAGCTATGCGTCGTGTGTGTATTACGAGCTGGCTATGCCGTACCGCGAAGCGAGGGAAAAGAGAGGAGGCAGGTTATCGGAGGAAATAGCTGCGGCCAGAAGCAAGGCAAGCCGTTGGTTTGCCAACCGCGCGTTGGCTACACCGGAGCTGGCGTCAAGGAATTTTGCCTGTGCGCAGCAGCTCATGCGTGCCAATAATCTTCCGATGGCGAGGGACGTTTTGAAAATCGCGCGATCTGCGTGTCCCCAGGACGCTGATATGGCGGCAAAGTCTGGTGACTTGTGGCTGCAGGCAGGTCGGCCAGCAACCGCACGAAGGGATTACACGATAGCGCTTACGATGAACACTTCGCATGCCGCAGCATATGCCGGCCGTGCAGAAGCGGCAGCGATGATGGGCGACTCTCGCCGTGCCAGAGCTGATCTGGATCAAGTGAAGCGCCTTGGTGGCGCTGAGCCGGCAGGGAGCAGAAAGCGTATAAAAAAATACTTGACGGGCAATGTCGAGAAGAAGGATCCCGTGTCCCTGTTGAATGAACTGGACAAGGCGGCCATCGGTGGTGCGACAATCGATGAACTGGTACCATTGGCGCAGCGGTTACATAGGGCAGCAGCCCAGCGCGACCGGCGCTACAGCGAGTTGTATCAGGACCAGTTGAGAGTGCTTGAAGAGTCTGTGAATGTCAATCGAAAAAACATCGATGGATGGGTAGCGCTGGCGCAGTACCTTGTGGACGAAGCGAATATCCGTGGCGAGCAGGTTGAACCGCGCCGCGGCCTTGTGCCGTTCCGCTGGCAACACAGCCAGCAGTCGGAGCTGAACCGCGCGCTGTATGCGGTGGATCAGGCTCTTCAACTTGATGGAAAACATGTCCGCGGCCTTGTGGTCAAGGCATACGTGTTCGATGGGCTGGGGCAGCAAGATCAGGCGGAACAGCTGTTGATGTCTGCGATCCGGATTGCAGGCTCTGGCGATGCGCAGGCGGTTCGTCTGCTTGCCGAGTATCGAAGCCGCCAGGTTGGCCAATTACTGGCGTCTGCCATGGCGTTGCGTACGCCGACGTACTCGACGAGCACGCGCACCGAGCATCGGTATGATGGTGTGTGGGAAATTACCACAACGTATCGGCGCGACCCGACCGCGGCTGACCTGCGAAATGCCGACGGCATGGAACGGAAGGCGGCAGCGTTGATGCAGGAGGCGAAGCTGACGATGGAAGCGGCGATCCGCGCAACCAAAGGAACGCTTGAAGGTTTGCTGCTCGAATCATCATTCCAGAACTGGTTCGGGACGCGTGACAAGGCGTTGGCGCTGTTGCAGCAGGCCGTACGGGACTACCCTGAGTTGGTCAAGGCTCACGACGCATTAATAGCCTACCTGCGATACCTTGGCCGTTACGATGAAGCAATCGAGCAGGAGGCCGTTGCATGGCAGCTTTTCCAGACGACGAGCGCCCCGCTGCTTCGTCGCGTGTGGAATAATGTGGGGGGATTGGGTTGGGCATCTCTGACAGAAGATCTGCAACGGGCGCGTCGGCTTGATCCTGCCGATGCGCGTGGCACGGCATACCTGTCGGCAGCGAAGGCGAACATGGGGCAGAAAAAAGAGGCGATGGCGTTCTGCCACGTTGCCGCAGCCCTGGAGCAGGCACGGCTCCTGCTTGATGAACAGGGCGTGGCGCAGTCATGGCCACGTGGCGCCGGGGACCTGGCGCTTTTGATGCAGGCGCATCATCTGCTGGCTGTCATGGCAAATACAGCTGGAAAGGCAGATGCGGCTCTGGCGCACTTTGAGGCGAGCTCAAAATTGGCCGGACGCTACCCTGTCGATGGCATTGCCGCGCTGATGTTCGGCGCGATGTTGCCGGACCCCAATGCGCCGACAGTCCCGGCCCCCGCGCCGGTCAATGGCGCGACATTGGCCGCTGAGGGTTATGTAGGAGCAGCCCGGGCCCTGCAAAAACGTGGTCGCACGGATGAGGCTCAGCGCTATTTTCAGGCTGCCGCTGCCATGACCCGCGCATACGGGGATTTAACTCCCAACGTTGGAACAGGAAGGGGAGACAGTAATTTCGGGGGGTTGGCAGAAGGCGCCTCTGCGGAAGCCTTGGTTGAACTGGCCAGGGCAGATATCAAAAGCCGCGACTACAAGGCGGCCTTCGAAAAGCTCCAGTCCGCCACCCAGGCAAAACCCTCCCGGGAACTACGCGGCGAGATCAACCGCATGATTATGGAGATGCTGCCGCATCTGAACAAGCAATAATGCATCGCTGCTCAGCGGTGGTTGCTTTGTGTTGTATCAGCCGGCAAAATGCTCAATCCCGGGAAGGCGTATTGGAAATAGGGCGCGGAAACAATGCGCCGGCATGATGCCGTCGGACGCTATTCGCGAGATGCGAATGGCGCCCATCGATACTCTACGGCGTTTCTTCGTTTGTTGTAAACGTGCCGACCTCTGCGATGGTCCGGTTTCCGCTCTCCTCTTGCGCAATAACTTCCATCTTGTATTCTGTTCCCGGCTCAAGAAACTCCGCCGGCACGAACACTGATGTCTGAGTGGGCCGAAGGATAACGCTGAAGACCTGGAGGATCGGGTCGTCTTCTTCTTTTTCGACAACAACCTCGTAAAATTCTATATCGATCGGATTTCCGTCTGTGTCAAAGAGAACGGGGTCGAAGCTGGCAGTGAAGCCCAGATTGCTCACCACATCGCCTTCTTCTGGCGAAAGGTTCTCGGGTGGAGCTGGTAGGGTATGCGTGAGGTTCGCTTCTCCCACCAGTTTGTTTCCCTCGATTGACTTGCCTCGGAATGTGTATTCTCCCTCAGGGAATCGTTCAAGGAACTCCTCCATCGAGAGTTCCGACGCCGGAGGCTCGACGCTCTCGAAGAATCCCTCGGTGAGGCCTTGTTCCTTTACGTTTTTCTTTGTCTTGACATCCAGGACCGGCTTTCCACTCTCGTTTTTGATCTTCATACTCGTAAAACCCCCTGAATCCCAGAAGAACTGAATGCCATAGTCAGTGTCGGTGGAATTCCATTCGATGAACACCTCGGCCTCATCGAGCTCGATGGCCTTGCCGTTTGCGGATGCAGTTGGCCCCAGGCTAAAGACGATAGAGATCATAGCTGCCAAAAGAAGGGGCGGCATAAATATCTGTCTTTTCATTTCTATATACTCCTTTCCTCAATAAAATGTGTAAACGAAACTATCAGTAAAAACAACAAAAAGTTCTTTTGATAAAATTATGGGAAGCAGTAAAAAAGAGACAGCCGGATTTGTATACGGTTTTTCCCAAATAGGGGACACGTTCAAATATTCTACCACTCGTATCAGAAAAATACATTAAAAAATACTATCGTAGATTATCGTTCATCTCAATAGCAAAGTAAAGACGTTGCTTGCCTCAGAAGACTGATTTTGCTAAACTATAGTGCTGTGAACTTGTCCGTCTTGCAAGGGATTTCCTAAAGATCTTCCAGAAAAGGCTGCTATGAGAGGCCTTTGACTTTTAAGTCGCGTTTCCTCGTTCGAGTTGAGCGCATCCTGCTCAACTCCTGAAAAGTTATTGCAACGATATCCAAACGGCAAATATGAACACGCTTTTATGCGCGGAAAATTATGATTTTGAACGATGAAACATGGAATTTCCCCTTTTTCTGCTCTGACGTAAATGAGACGACCTTTTGCCTTTTCTGTGGGAGATATTTTATGCAAACTTGTGGGTTTTTGCCCTCTGTTTTTGTGCGAGGAACTGGGTCAACAGAAAAGGTAAAACGAAGCGCAGGTGTTTCGCAGTATTTCTTTATTAATCGAATATGGCAAAATATGAGGAGGAGATATGGACATAGGGACTGCAATTGAAATTGTGCATGAATATGGCAAAATACTGGAAGAAGACCCGATTAAAAATGTTCAGGGTCGTCCTCTGTCAAAATTGTCTTGTCATAAGGACAAAATAAAAGAGGCAATACAGGTTGACCTGGTGTATGTTGGCACGGCGGAAAAAAGGGACGAAAAACTGTACAGAACGCTTCAGCTGGGCTACTTGCAATTGGCGAGTTTTATTCCCGATAAAGAAGTGGTGGCGCCGTTTAAGGTGGACGTGGCGCTTGCCTCAAGCGATGTGTGTCATAAATATTATAAATATCTCGTTAAATGTGAAAAAGTCAGCAATTCTATTTTGGCGCAAACCACAGAGCTTGTCGATGAACTGGATGAATTTTGCCGGGATAACGGTCTGTTAAGCAGGCACGATCAAGACACGACGTAAAGAGTTTTTCTTTAAACACTGAAAATAAAAGGAGTTTCTGCAAA
The Candidatus Brocadiaceae bacterium DNA segment above includes these coding regions:
- a CDS encoding fibronectin type III domain-containing protein, with the translated sequence MKRQIFMPPLLLAAMISIVFSLGPTASANGKAIELDEAEVFIEWNSTDTDYGIQFFWDSGGFTSMKIKNESGKPVLDVKTKKNVKEQGLTEGFFESVEPPASELSMEEFLERFPEGEYTFRGKSIEGNKLVGEANLTHTLPAPPENLSPEEGDVVSNLGFTASFDPVLFDTDGNPIDIEFYEVVVEKEEDDPILQVFSVILRPTQTSVFVPAEFLEPGTEYKMEVIAQEESGNRTIAEVGTFTTNEETP